In a genomic window of Pseudodesulfovibrio senegalensis:
- a CDS encoding universal stress protein: protein MLPIIKNILYVTDLSDCALHALHYAASLGQAYGADITVMHVVPDTLEYMSEQAGTDMKHGLDQNGLNEFAAPEISEAQATLEKRVRDITEECVAAMNGRTENSPFSEKRIIVAQGDASERILSEAQSGKYDMVVMGTHGQSTFMDLVLGSVARHTTTHSPIPVLVVRLPDPG from the coding sequence ATGCTTCCCATTATCAAGAACATCCTCTACGTGACCGATCTTTCCGACTGCGCGCTCCATGCCCTGCACTATGCGGCCTCATTGGGGCAGGCATACGGCGCGGACATTACCGTCATGCATGTGGTTCCGGACACATTGGAATACATGAGCGAACAGGCCGGAACCGACATGAAGCACGGGCTGGACCAGAACGGCCTGAACGAATTCGCGGCCCCGGAAATATCCGAGGCGCAGGCCACCCTCGAAAAACGCGTGCGGGATATCACCGAGGAATGCGTCGCAGCCATGAACGGTCGGACGGAAAACTCCCCGTTCTCCGAAAAAAGAATCATCGTGGCACAGGGAGACGCTTCCGAACGCATCCTTTCCGAGGCGCAAAGCGGCAAGTACGACATGGTGGTCATGGGAACGCACGGCCAAAGCACGTTCATGGACCTCGTATTGGGCAGCGTGGCCCGGCACACCACCACGCACAGCCCGATCCCGGTGCTCGTGGTACGGCTGCCTGATCCCGGATAA
- a CDS encoding arsenic resistance protein produces the protein MWHLIQRITKNLIVAIPIMMAAGFAYGMSAPAAWLKSLILPFTFLMVYPMMVTLKIGKVLEGGDTRAQLITQFINFALVPFLAFGIGSLFFADRPYMALGLLLAGLVPTSGMTISWTGFAKGNMAAAVKMTVIGLVVGSLATPFYVKALMGASIEVNIMAVMKQIFFIVFLPMALGYATQRFLLRTYGQKEFQQRIAPRFPPMSTLGVLGIVFVALALKAKTIAAAPDMLLRILVPLVIIYALNFTLSTLVGKRFLPRGDAIAMVYGSVMRNLSIALAIAINAFGEKGSDAALVVAVAYIIQVQSAAWYVKFTSRLFGPATAEKA, from the coding sequence ATGTGGCATCTCATACAGCGCATCACAAAAAACCTGATCGTGGCCATCCCCATCATGATGGCCGCCGGATTCGCCTATGGCATGTCGGCCCCGGCCGCATGGCTCAAATCACTGATCCTGCCGTTCACCTTTCTCATGGTCTACCCCATGATGGTCACCCTGAAGATAGGTAAGGTGCTGGAGGGCGGCGACACCCGGGCCCAACTCATCACCCAGTTCATCAACTTCGCGCTGGTTCCGTTCCTGGCCTTCGGCATAGGCAGCCTGTTCTTCGCGGACAGGCCGTACATGGCGCTGGGACTTTTACTGGCCGGGCTGGTGCCCACCAGCGGCATGACCATTTCGTGGACCGGCTTTGCCAAGGGCAACATGGCTGCAGCCGTGAAAATGACGGTCATCGGCCTTGTGGTCGGTTCGCTGGCAACACCCTTTTACGTCAAGGCACTCATGGGCGCGTCCATCGAGGTCAACATCATGGCGGTCATGAAGCAGATATTCTTCATCGTATTCCTGCCCATGGCCCTTGGCTACGCCACGCAGCGGTTCCTGTTGCGCACCTATGGGCAAAAGGAATTCCAGCAGCGCATCGCGCCGCGGTTCCCGCCCATGTCCACCCTCGGGGTACTGGGCATCGTGTTCGTGGCGCTGGCGCTCAAGGCCAAGACCATTGCGGCGGCCCCGGACATGCTGCTGCGCATCCTTGTGCCGCTGGTCATCATCTACGCCCTGAACTTCACCCTGAGCACGCTGGTGGGCAAACGCTTCCTGCCGCGCGGCGACGCCATCGCCATGGTCTACGGCTCGGTCATGCGCAACCTGTCCATCGCGCTGGCCATCGCCATCAACGCGTTCGGAGAAAAAGGCTCGGACGCGGCACTGGTGGTGGCCGTGGCCTACATCATCCAGGTGCAGTCCGCGGCATGGTATGTGAAATTCACGAGCCGCCTGTTCGGCCCGGCAACAGCCGAAAAAGCATAG
- a CDS encoding amino acid permease, producing the protein MGSKKMSVFTLSLMTVAAVVSLRGLPMMAKEGLSMIFYILFASVMFLIPASLVAAELGGAFSDKGGGVYTWIKEAFGSRWGFTAIWLQWIQNVVWYPTVLGFAAGALAYLFMDPGLADNGTYTGVVILVCYWAATFLTLAGSGVAGAVTRYGVLLGTVLPGVFIIVLGVMWVVQGNPIHFLVPDAATAAAEHLAHPHARLFPHLTGLGSVAFLAGIILLFAGVEVHAVHANELKDPASEFPKSMFLAAGIIFSLFMLGSMAVAAVIPAEKISLTAGLMQAFKQLLATFNLSFLTPVMGLLAAFGAIGGVMSWVGGPSRGLLETARQGEIPPFMARTNKNGVQVNILMIQAVIVSALATLYFIMDNVSVAFFVLSAMTVTLYLVMYILMYAAAIKLRFTRPDLPRSYKVPGGNFGMCLVAGVGLAGVCFALLVGFFPPSNLPVGNPALYVGLVAAGMIVFIGLPLLIHARKKPEWRQGGNE; encoded by the coding sequence ATGGGAAGCAAGAAAATGTCGGTATTCACCCTGAGCCTGATGACCGTGGCGGCCGTGGTCAGCCTGCGGGGACTCCCCATGATGGCCAAGGAAGGGCTGTCCATGATCTTCTATATTCTGTTCGCCTCGGTCATGTTCCTGATCCCGGCCTCGCTGGTGGCCGCGGAACTGGGCGGCGCGTTCAGCGACAAGGGCGGCGGCGTGTACACCTGGATCAAGGAAGCATTCGGCTCCCGCTGGGGGTTTACGGCCATCTGGCTGCAATGGATCCAGAACGTGGTCTGGTATCCCACGGTGCTGGGTTTTGCCGCGGGCGCGCTGGCCTATCTGTTCATGGATCCGGGGCTGGCGGACAACGGTACATACACGGGCGTGGTCATTCTGGTCTGCTATTGGGCCGCAACGTTCCTGACCCTTGCCGGTTCCGGGGTTGCCGGGGCCGTGACCCGCTACGGCGTGCTGCTGGGAACCGTGCTGCCCGGCGTATTCATCATCGTGCTGGGCGTCATGTGGGTGGTGCAGGGAAACCCCATTCACTTTTTGGTGCCGGACGCAGCCACCGCAGCTGCCGAACATCTTGCGCACCCGCACGCACGTCTTTTTCCGCATTTGACGGGGTTGGGCAGTGTGGCTTTTCTGGCGGGCATCATCCTGCTTTTTGCCGGCGTGGAGGTGCACGCGGTGCATGCCAATGAGCTGAAAGACCCGGCAAGTGAATTCCCCAAGAGCATGTTTCTGGCCGCGGGCATCATCTTCTCCCTGTTCATGCTCGGCTCCATGGCCGTGGCTGCGGTGATACCTGCAGAGAAGATCAGCCTCACGGCCGGTTTGATGCAGGCCTTCAAGCAGTTGCTGGCCACGTTCAACCTTTCGTTTTTGACCCCGGTCATGGGCCTGCTGGCCGCGTTCGGGGCCATCGGCGGGGTCATGTCGTGGGTGGGCGGCCCGAGCCGGGGCCTGCTGGAGACCGCGCGGCAGGGCGAGATTCCGCCGTTCATGGCCAGGACCAACAAGAACGGCGTGCAGGTCAACATCCTGATGATACAGGCCGTGATCGTCAGCGCGCTGGCAACGCTCTATTTCATCATGGACAACGTGAGCGTGGCCTTTTTTGTGCTTTCGGCCATGACCGTGACCCTGTATCTGGTCATGTACATTCTCATGTACGCCGCAGCCATCAAGCTGCGTTTCACCCGGCCGGACCTGCCGCGCTCCTACAAGGTGCCGGGCGGCAACTTCGGCATGTGCCTTGTGGCGGGCGTGGGGCTTGCGGGCGTGTGCTTCGCCCTGCTGGTGGGATTTTTCCCGCCCAGCAACCTGCCCGTGGGTAATCCGGCCCTGTACGTCGGCCTTGTGGCTGCGGGCATGATCGTGTTCATCGGCCTTCCCCTGCTCATTCACGCCCGCAAGAAGCCCGAGTGGCGTCAGGGCGGCAACGAATAA
- a CDS encoding glutamate decarboxylase — MALHKQNDLRDEMLDDVFASDDLSTGLPKKRFPEPEREARHVYQAVHDELMLDGNSRQNLATFCQTWLEPEVHKLMDECADKNMIDKDEYPQTAELEARCVRMLADLWNSPDAVNTMGCSTTGSSEAAMLGGMALKWKWRERLREQGVSEDEIKLRQPNLVCGPVQVCWHKFAKYWDIKLREVPMKKGQLIMSAEEAVSQCDENTIGVVPTLGVTFTCQYEPVKQISDALDELQQKTGLDIPIHVDAASGGFLAPFVDPDLVWDFRLPRVKSVNASGHKFGLAPLGVGWVVWRDKDDLPDDLIFWVNYLGGNMPCFALNFSRPGGQIVAQYYNFLRLGREGYRRIHEACYGTAQYLARRIGEMEPFTIIYDGVGGIPALSWSLTEGQKHNFTLYDLSDRLRSRGWQVAAYSLPKDCEDLVIMRILVRHGFSRDLGELFISDLERCLEYFRKNPVTTPLTEDEAGGYSHAK; from the coding sequence ATGGCATTGCATAAACAGAATGATCTCAGGGACGAGATGCTGGACGACGTGTTCGCTTCCGACGACCTCTCCACGGGGCTGCCCAAAAAGCGTTTCCCGGAACCGGAGCGTGAGGCGCGGCACGTGTATCAGGCCGTGCACGACGAATTGATGCTGGACGGCAATTCGCGACAGAATCTGGCCACGTTCTGCCAGACGTGGCTGGAACCCGAGGTCCACAAGCTCATGGACGAGTGCGCGGACAAGAACATGATCGACAAGGACGAATACCCGCAGACCGCCGAGCTTGAAGCTCGGTGCGTGCGCATGCTGGCCGACCTGTGGAATTCGCCGGACGCGGTCAACACCATGGGCTGCTCCACCACCGGGTCCAGCGAGGCCGCCATGCTGGGCGGCATGGCCCTGAAGTGGAAGTGGCGGGAACGGCTGCGGGAGCAGGGGGTGAGCGAAGATGAAATCAAGCTGCGCCAGCCCAATCTCGTGTGCGGGCCGGTGCAGGTCTGCTGGCACAAGTTCGCCAAATATTGGGACATCAAGCTACGTGAAGTGCCCATGAAAAAAGGGCAGCTGATCATGAGCGCGGAAGAGGCCGTCAGCCAGTGCGACGAAAACACCATCGGGGTCGTGCCCACGCTGGGCGTGACCTTTACCTGCCAGTACGAGCCGGTCAAGCAGATCAGCGACGCGCTGGACGAATTGCAGCAAAAGACCGGGCTGGATATTCCCATCCATGTGGACGCGGCCAGCGGCGGCTTTCTTGCCCCGTTCGTGGACCCGGACCTTGTCTGGGATTTCCGGCTGCCGCGCGTCAAGTCCGTGAACGCATCGGGCCACAAGTTTGGGCTTGCGCCGCTGGGCGTGGGCTGGGTGGTCTGGCGCGACAAGGACGACCTGCCCGACGACCTGATTTTCTGGGTCAACTATCTGGGCGGCAACATGCCCTGCTTTGCGCTGAATTTCTCCCGTCCCGGCGGGCAGATCGTGGCCCAGTATTACAATTTCCTGCGGCTCGGGCGCGAAGGATACCGGCGTATTCACGAGGCCTGCTACGGCACGGCCCAGTATCTGGCCCGGCGCATCGGCGAAATGGAACCGTTCACCATCATCTATGACGGCGTGGGCGGCATCCCGGCCCTGAGCTGGTCCCTCACCGAAGGGCAGAAACACAACTTCACGCTGTACGACCTTTCGGACCGGCTGCGCAGCCGGGGCTGGCAGGTGGCGGCCTATTCCCTGCCCAAGGACTGCGAGGACCTCGTGATCATGCGTATCCTCGTGCGCCACGGATTCAGCCGCGATCTGGGCGAGCTGTTCATCAGCGACCTTGAGCGCTGTCTTGAATACTTCAGGAAAAACCCGGTGACCACGCCGCTTACCGAAGACGAGGCCGGCGGCTACAGCCACGCAAAGTAG
- a CDS encoding YqaE/Pmp3 family membrane protein: MEIIRIIISILVPPIGAFLKVGLGLQFWVNLLLTILGYFPGLVHVIWLLARKR, encoded by the coding sequence ATGGAAATCATTCGCATCATCATTTCGATTCTGGTGCCGCCCATCGGGGCGTTTCTCAAGGTGGGGCTGGGACTGCAGTTTTGGGTCAACCTGTTGCTGACCATTCTTGGCTATTTCCCGGGGCTGGTGCATGTTATCTGGCTGCTGGCCCGCAAAAGGTAG
- a CDS encoding 3'-5' exonuclease yields the protein MTVVEIPEEHLRAFPKEEINALPLRRYDGPVHVVRTRKQRDAAIKVLRNEALLGFDTETRPVFKKGRKPNPPSLIQLAGEQNVYIFQINLLPMDNGLLDLLSSKQVIKTGVSVHDDIIGLNKLAKFKAANFIDLGEISQKHQMQTHGLRNLAANLLGFRISKSAQCSNWAKENLTRQQVTYAATDAWVSRKIYLAMNELGLV from the coding sequence ATGACTGTCGTCGAAATACCAGAAGAACATTTACGAGCCTTTCCCAAGGAAGAAATCAACGCACTGCCGTTGCGGCGCTATGACGGCCCCGTTCATGTGGTGCGCACCCGCAAGCAGCGCGATGCGGCCATCAAGGTCCTGCGAAACGAAGCACTGCTCGGATTCGACACGGAAACCCGCCCGGTATTCAAAAAGGGCAGAAAGCCCAATCCGCCTTCGCTCATCCAACTGGCCGGGGAGCAGAATGTCTATATCTTCCAGATCAACCTTCTGCCCATGGACAACGGCCTTCTGGACCTGCTCTCAAGCAAGCAGGTCATCAAGACAGGCGTCTCCGTGCACGACGACATCATCGGACTGAACAAGCTGGCCAAATTCAAGGCCGCCAACTTCATCGATCTGGGTGAAATCTCCCAAAAGCACCAGATGCAGACCCACGGCCTGCGCAACCTCGCGGCCAACCTGCTGGGCTTCCGCATTTCCAAGTCTGCCCAATGTTCCAACTGGGCCAAAGAGAACCTGACCCGCCAGCAGGTCACCTACGCGGCCACGGACGCATGGGTCAGCCGGAAAATATATCTGGCCATGAACGAACTCGGATTGGTGTAA
- a CDS encoding peptide chain release factor 3, giving the protein MEKQIQKQVERRRTFGIISHPDAGKTTLTEKLLLFGGAIQMAGTVKARKAARHATSDWMAMEQQRGISVTSSVMKFNYEDFEINLLDTPGHQDFSEDTYRVLTAVDSALMVIDSAKGVEKQTRKLMEVCRLRDTPIITFINKMDREGMDPFDVLADIEETLNIECAPLSWPVGMGKEFKGVYSLHDKRLHLFSATHNGGINQGMVIDSLDDPTLDKELGLQADKLREDLELLEGAGYPFDAERYLAGKQTPVFFGSAINNFGVHELLDSFVQLAPHPQSRPAVEREVSPFETSFSGVCFKIQANMDPQHRDRIAFVRINSGKFTKGMKVRHHRIGKDVQISKATIFMAQDREGVEEAWPGDIIGIHNHGTIKIGDTFTEKEPLKFTGIPNFAPEIFRRVILKTPLKAKQLQKGLTQLAEEGAVQLFRPTQNNDYILGAVGMLQFDVIQSRLQDEYGVDAIYEPVELYTARWISCEDKIELARFKKGAARYLALDADENLTYLAPSRWRLDDAVETWPNISFHKTREHE; this is encoded by the coding sequence GTGGAAAAACAGATACAGAAACAGGTGGAGCGCCGCCGCACCTTCGGCATCATCAGCCACCCGGACGCGGGCAAGACCACCCTGACCGAAAAACTGCTCCTCTTCGGCGGCGCCATACAGATGGCCGGAACCGTCAAGGCACGCAAGGCCGCGCGCCACGCCACCTCGGACTGGATGGCCATGGAGCAGCAGCGCGGCATCTCGGTCACCTCTTCGGTCATGAAGTTCAACTACGAGGACTTCGAGATCAACCTGCTGGACACGCCCGGCCACCAGGATTTTTCCGAAGACACCTACCGCGTGCTCACGGCCGTGGACTCCGCGCTCATGGTCATCGACTCGGCCAAGGGCGTGGAAAAACAGACCCGCAAGCTCATGGAAGTCTGCCGCCTGCGCGACACGCCCATCATCACCTTCATCAACAAGATGGACCGCGAAGGCATGGACCCCTTCGACGTACTGGCAGACATCGAGGAAACCCTGAACATCGAATGTGCGCCCCTGTCGTGGCCCGTGGGCATGGGCAAGGAGTTCAAGGGCGTCTATTCCCTGCACGACAAACGCCTGCATCTTTTCTCGGCCACGCACAACGGCGGCATCAATCAGGGCATGGTCATCGATTCGCTGGACGACCCCACCCTGGACAAGGAACTCGGCCTGCAGGCGGACAAGCTGCGCGAAGACCTCGAACTGCTCGAGGGCGCGGGCTATCCCTTTGACGCAGAGCGTTACCTTGCCGGAAAACAGACCCCGGTCTTTTTCGGCTCGGCCATCAACAATTTCGGGGTGCACGAACTTCTGGACAGCTTTGTGCAGCTTGCGCCCCATCCGCAGTCCCGCCCGGCCGTAGAGCGCGAGGTTTCACCCTTCGAGACCAGTTTCTCGGGCGTGTGCTTCAAGATCCAGGCGAACATGGACCCCCAGCACCGCGACCGCATCGCCTTCGTACGCATCAACTCCGGCAAATTCACCAAGGGCATGAAGGTACGCCACCACCGCATCGGCAAGGACGTGCAGATATCCAAGGCCACCATCTTCATGGCGCAGGACCGCGAAGGCGTGGAAGAGGCATGGCCCGGCGACATCATCGGCATCCACAACCACGGCACCATCAAGATCGGCGACACCTTCACGGAAAAGGAACCGCTCAAATTCACGGGCATCCCCAACTTCGCCCCGGAAATATTCCGGCGCGTGATCCTCAAGACCCCGCTCAAGGCCAAGCAGCTGCAGAAAGGCCTGACCCAGCTGGCCGAAGAAGGCGCGGTGCAGCTTTTCCGCCCCACCCAGAACAACGACTATATTCTCGGGGCCGTGGGTATGCTGCAGTTCGACGTGATCCAGTCGCGCCTTCAGGACGAATACGGAGTGGACGCCATTTACGAACCTGTGGAGCTGTACACGGCCCGCTGGATATCCTGCGAGGACAAAATCGAGCTGGCGCGGTTCAAAAAAGGAGCCGCCAGATATCTGGCACTGGACGCGGACGAAAATCTCACTTACCTTGCTCCGAGCCGGTGGAGGCTGGATGATGCGGTCGAGACATGGCCGAACATCTCCTTTCACAAGACCAGAGAACACGAATAG
- the lgt gene encoding prolipoprotein diacylglyceryl transferase yields MLHYPDFDPIIFSVGPFQARWYGMMYVFGVVAGWLLGRWRASRPGSGWTGPQMDDFVTYLILGIILGGRLGYVLFYNPGYYFSHPSEVVAIWNGGMSFHGGVLGVILACWLFARKTGKHLLDVGDFVAPLVPPGIMFGRLGNFINGELWGRVTDGWWGMVFPGAGSLPRHPSQLYESALEGLALFALLWWYSSKPRPRGAVGGMFLLGYGVARFIVEFARQPDAQLGFVAMNWMSMGQVLCLPMMLLGGWLVFRSR; encoded by the coding sequence ATGCTGCATTACCCGGATTTCGACCCGATCATTTTTTCCGTGGGACCGTTTCAGGCCCGCTGGTACGGCATGATGTACGTGTTCGGCGTGGTGGCGGGCTGGCTGCTGGGCCGTTGGCGCGCATCGCGTCCGGGCAGCGGCTGGACCGGCCCGCAGATGGACGATTTCGTGACATACCTGATTCTGGGCATCATTCTGGGCGGCAGGCTCGGATACGTGCTTTTCTACAACCCGGGTTACTATTTTTCCCACCCGTCGGAGGTCGTCGCCATCTGGAACGGCGGCATGTCCTTTCACGGCGGCGTGTTGGGCGTGATCCTGGCCTGTTGGCTGTTCGCACGCAAAACCGGCAAGCACCTGCTGGACGTGGGTGACTTCGTGGCACCGCTGGTGCCGCCGGGCATCATGTTCGGGCGCTTGGGCAATTTCATCAATGGCGAGCTGTGGGGTCGGGTCACGGACGGCTGGTGGGGCATGGTTTTTCCCGGAGCCGGTTCGCTGCCGCGCCATCCTTCCCAGCTGTATGAATCCGCGCTTGAAGGGCTGGCCCTGTTCGCGCTGTTGTGGTGGTATTCTTCCAAACCGAGACCGCGCGGCGCGGTGGGCGGCATGTTTTTGCTGGGCTACGGCGTGGCCCGGTTCATCGTGGAATTCGCCCGGCAGCCGGACGCCCAGCTCGGATTCGTGGCCATGAACTGGATGAGCATGGGACAGGTTCTGTGCCTGCCCATGATGCTTTTGGGCGGCTGGCTGGTCTTTCGTTCACGGTAG
- a CDS encoding glutaminyl-peptide cyclotransferase: MKRFLHQGIRTCRAIAALLPWTLLAVAFAGNCLAQQPETIKHYTAAIQAEHPHDPHASTQGLAFYGPYLVESTGKYKQSTVRTVEPATGRVLRLAHLPDSRFGEGLTILNQAAYVLTWRSGQGYVFSLPDLDPDRAPDLEENPLELLLAGDFYVRGDKGEAEAWGLTHDGRYLIMSNGTDMLTWREPGTFRPVRSLRVHENGRPVRNINELEWINGRIWANIWKCASVAVINPKTGLVEAWVDLKPLLDRVRSSAGVANGLAYDAKNDRLFATGKLWEKLFEIRVPGLLP, translated from the coding sequence GTGAAACGCTTTTTACATCAAGGAATCCGCACATGCCGGGCCATTGCTGCCCTGCTGCCGTGGACCTTGCTGGCTGTAGCTTTCGCCGGCAACTGTCTGGCGCAGCAGCCCGAAACAATCAAACACTACACGGCTGCGATACAGGCCGAACATCCCCACGATCCCCACGCGTCCACACAGGGACTGGCCTTTTACGGGCCGTATCTTGTCGAATCCACGGGCAAATACAAACAATCCACGGTGCGCACCGTGGAACCGGCAACAGGCCGGGTGCTTCGGCTGGCGCACCTGCCGGACAGCAGGTTCGGGGAAGGGCTGACGATTCTCAACCAAGCCGCGTACGTGCTCACATGGCGTTCCGGGCAGGGCTATGTCTTTTCCCTGCCCGACCTTGACCCGGATCGGGCTCCGGACCTTGAGGAAAATCCTCTTGAACTGCTCCTTGCCGGGGATTTTTACGTGCGCGGCGACAAGGGGGAAGCCGAGGCATGGGGACTGACCCACGACGGCAGGTATCTGATCATGAGCAACGGCACGGACATGCTTACATGGCGGGAACCCGGAACATTCCGGCCCGTGCGATCCCTGCGCGTGCACGAAAATGGCCGCCCCGTGCGCAACATCAACGAGCTGGAATGGATCAACGGCCGCATCTGGGCCAACATCTGGAAATGCGCCAGCGTGGCGGTCATCAATCCGAAGACCGGGCTGGTCGAAGCATGGGTGGACCTGAAACCGCTCCTTGACCGGGTGCGCAGCAGCGCGGGCGTGGCCAACGGGCTGGCCTACGATGCAAAAAACGACCGCCTGTTTGCCACGGGCAAGCTCTGGGAAAAGCTGTTTGAAATCCGCGTGCCCGGCCTGCTACCGTGA
- a CDS encoding TetR/AcrR family transcriptional regulator, protein MHNNDAGTKNALLAAAVRVFADKGYSAATVREICGLAQANVAAVNYHFGGKEPLYRSVLEHIFVRVQAEQNRADLKRNPDASPEERLEAYIRQKVEDIYNSDNDGGPVAAHWAIFLMEVANPSTNLDFLVEHYVQAPADELRSIVADILQTPPTDPVVLNCALSIWGQLLDPLVMMPLTDRMDPPRPHVQDNLEQFTEHLVRFTLGGIHAMKHG, encoded by the coding sequence ATGCACAACAACGATGCAGGCACCAAGAACGCCCTTCTGGCCGCCGCGGTCCGCGTTTTTGCGGACAAAGGCTATTCCGCGGCAACAGTGCGGGAAATATGCGGCCTTGCCCAGGCCAACGTGGCCGCGGTCAACTACCATTTCGGCGGCAAGGAGCCTTTGTATCGTTCCGTTCTGGAGCACATATTCGTGCGCGTGCAGGCCGAACAGAACCGTGCCGACCTGAAACGGAATCCGGATGCATCGCCCGAGGAACGGCTGGAGGCATACATCCGCCAAAAGGTCGAAGACATCTACAACTCGGACAACGACGGCGGCCCCGTGGCCGCGCACTGGGCCATCTTTCTCATGGAAGTGGCCAATCCGAGCACCAACCTCGATTTTCTGGTGGAGCACTATGTTCAGGCTCCGGCCGACGAACTGCGCTCCATCGTGGCCGACATACTGCAGACCCCGCCCACGGACCCGGTGGTGCTGAACTGCGCCCTGAGCATATGGGGCCAGCTGCTGGACCCGCTGGTGATGATGCCGCTCACGGACCGCATGGACCCGCCACGACCGCATGTGCAGGACAATCTCGAACAATTCACAGAACATCTGGTGCGCTTCACCCTCGGCGGCATTCACGCCATGAAGCACGGCTGA
- the ispH gene encoding 4-hydroxy-3-methylbut-2-enyl diphosphate reductase, translating into MKVQLAERAGFCMGVDLALQRLDKVIEERPGEAIHILGPIIHNPQVLERYARKGVIIAESPADVPEGGCVVIRAHGITRQVEQALEERMVTIKDATCPKVKKAQILIGRHTRDGRCLLLYGEADHPEVRGLVSYAHDEAIVFGSLEELEQCALERDGRYVLAAQTTQDRAMFDVIAERLEGAQALDVVVLHTICDATKERQREAMAMAREVDYMVVVGGKNSGNTRRLAQVVADQGTPVVHVETAAELPMEDFMDVASVGVTAGASTPRDLVEGVLERLGSL; encoded by the coding sequence CTGAAAGTGCAACTGGCCGAGCGGGCCGGTTTCTGCATGGGCGTCGACCTGGCCCTGCAGCGTCTGGACAAGGTCATCGAGGAGAGGCCCGGCGAGGCCATTCACATTCTCGGCCCCATAATTCACAACCCGCAGGTACTGGAGCGCTATGCGCGCAAGGGCGTGATCATTGCCGAAAGTCCGGCGGATGTCCCCGAGGGTGGCTGCGTGGTCATCCGGGCCCACGGCATCACCCGGCAGGTGGAGCAGGCGCTTGAAGAGCGCATGGTGACCATCAAGGACGCCACCTGCCCCAAGGTCAAGAAGGCGCAGATTCTTATTGGCCGCCACACCCGCGACGGGCGCTGCCTGTTGCTCTACGGCGAGGCCGACCATCCGGAGGTGCGCGGGCTGGTGAGCTACGCCCATGACGAGGCCATTGTTTTCGGTTCTCTGGAGGAGCTGGAGCAGTGTGCGCTGGAAAGGGACGGTCGGTACGTGCTGGCGGCCCAGACCACGCAGGACAGGGCCATGTTCGACGTGATCGCCGAGCGGCTGGAAGGGGCTCAGGCTCTGGACGTGGTCGTGCTGCACACCATTTGCGACGCCACCAAGGAGCGCCAGCGCGAGGCCATGGCCATGGCCCGCGAGGTGGATTACATGGTGGTGGTGGGCGGCAAGAACAGCGGCAATACCCGCAGGCTCGCACAGGTGGTTGCGGATCAGGGAACGCCCGTGGTGCACGTGGAGACTGCCGCGGAGCTGCCCATGGAAGATTTCATGGACGTTGCCAGCGTAGGCGTGACTGCCGGGGCATCCACCCCCCGCGACCTCGTGGAAGGCGTGCTGGAGCGGCTGGGCAGCCTTTGA
- a CDS encoding molybdenum cofactor biosynthesis protein MoaE, producing MDISATIAEMKKDPGFAENVGMVLVHNGVVRGWSRDDHATVTGIEITPDYERMEEIRKEIEGRDGIWRVVAEAHEGPMKPGDDVLFLIVAGDIRENVKPALADLLDRIKSEAVTKREIFD from the coding sequence ATGGATATCAGCGCAACCATTGCGGAAATGAAGAAGGACCCGGGTTTTGCGGAAAACGTGGGCATGGTGTTGGTGCACAACGGCGTGGTGCGCGGCTGGTCTCGCGACGACCACGCCACGGTCACCGGCATCGAGATCACTCCGGACTATGAGCGCATGGAGGAAATCCGGAAGGAGATCGAAGGGCGCGACGGCATTTGGCGCGTGGTTGCCGAAGCTCATGAAGGTCCCATGAAGCCGGGCGACGATGTGCTTTTTCTGATCGTGGCCGGGGATATTCGTGAAAACGTGAAGCCCGCGCTGGCCGACCTGCTGGACCGCATCAAGTCCGAAGCCGTGACCAAGCGCGAGATTTTCGACTAG